In the genome of Chrysiogenes arsenatis DSM 11915, the window TTTTGTCCGCTCATCTTTTTCTGAGCCACGGCGGGTAAAGACTTTAACGTCGACAACGGTTCCTTCGATGCCTGGTGGAATGGTGAGCGAAGCATCGCGGAAATCGCCAGCTTTTTCGCCGAAAATGGCACGAAGCAGCTTTTCTTCCGGAGTAGGTTGTGTTTCCCCTTTCGGAGTCACTTTCCCTACCAGAATATCGCCAGCCTTTACTTCGGCACCGATGCGGATAATACCGGAGTCGTCGATGTTGCGCAGGGCATCTTCGCCGACGTTGGGGATATCGCGCGTGATCTCTTCGGGGCCGAGTTTCGTGTCGCGAGCTTCTACATCGAATTCTTCAATGTGAATCGAGGTATAGACATCTTCGTTGACAATCTTTTCTGAGATCAGAATCGAATCTTCGAAGTTGTAGCCCATCCACGGCATGAAGGCGACGACGACGTTTTTCCCCAAGGCGAGTTCACCCTGTTCGGTAGCAGGGCCATCTGCTAGCACGTCGCCAGCTACTACCGTCATATCAGGATACACGATAGGCTTTTGGTTAATACAGGTGTTCTGGTTTGAGCGACGAAATTTTACGAGTGAGTAAATATCGACGCGTCCTTCGCCTTCGCGAATTTCAGACTCATCAGCGTGTACGATGATTTTGTCTGCTTCGACACTTACCACCTTACCACCACGGCGAGCAACAACTGCCGCACCGCTATCGGTTGCGACTTTGCGCTCCATCCCTGTCCCTACCAGTGGTGCCTGTGCGCGCAACAGTGGTACGGCCTGACGCTGCATGTTCGAACCCATCAGGGCGCGGTTGGCGTCATCGTTTTCAAGGAATGGAATAAGGCCGGCGGCTACAGAAACCATTTGAACTGGTGCAACGTCCATATAGGTGATGTTTTCAGGCGATGTCATTACGAATTCACCTTCGTCACGAGCCGAAACCAACTCGTTAACAAAGTACCCTTTTTCGTCCAATGGTGCATTCGCCTGAGCAATTACTTGCCCCGCTTCGTCAATGGCGCTGAGGTAATGGATTTCGTCGGTAACTCGTGAACCTTCAACTTTACGGTATGGTGTTTCGATAAAGCCATACTCGTTGATTTTCCCATGGGTTGCCAAAGAAGTGATCAAACCAATGTTTGGTCCTTCCGGCGTTTCAATGGGGCAAATCCGGCCATAGTGCGTTGGGTGTACGTCGCGCACTTCAAAACCGGCCCGTTCACGAGTAAGACCGCCAGGTCCAAGGGCGCTCAAGCGGCGTTTGTGCGTGATCTCTGCCAGCGGGTTGGTTTGATCCATAAATTGCGAGAGCTGTGAGGAACCGAAGAACTCTTTGATCGCGGCTACGATTGGCTTGGCGTTCAAAAGATCCTGCGGCGAGAGCTCTGCCAGATCCTGAATACTCATCCGCTCTTTTACCGTACGTTCCATCCGCACTAAACCAATACGGAACTGGTTCTCTAAAAGTTCACCAACACTCCGGATGCGGCGGTTGCCAAGGTGGTCGATATCATCGACTTTCCCTTTCCCGTTTTTGATGTCGTTGAGGGTTTTTACTACCAGCATGATATCGTCCCGCGTGAGGACACAGATGTCCATTGGCACGTTGAGCTTGAGGCGACGGTTAATCTTTAATCGACCAACCTTGCTCAAGTCGTAGCGTTTTGGATTAAAGAACATGTTTTCGAAGAGTTGCGTAGCCGCTTCGATAGTCGGTGGCTCGCCTGGGCGCATCTTACGGAAAATTTCGATCAACGCTTCTTCGGGCGACGTGATTTTCGTATCAAGTGCCAGGGTGTCGCGCATGGAGCTATCAGACTTGATGTTATCAATAAAGAGCAGGTTAAACGTCGTGATGCCACGCTCAAGAAAGAGATCAAAAAGATCATCAGTCAGCGGCTGATTCAATGCAGCAAGTTGCTCGCCACTGTGCGGATCGTAAATGTCTTCCCCAAGGAAAGCCGTGTCACGCAGCACTTCGAGGCGATCAATTTTAATTTTTGATATATTGGCATTGACTAAGCGACGGATGTTGCCGCGTGATATTTTATGACCCGCCCGTACCAAAATATCGCCGGTTTCGGGGTTTACAATATCGTTCATCAGCTTTTGGCCGTACAGGTTTTCCAGTGCGGTGATTTTATAGATCGTGCCATTTTCTTCGACGTGAATTGATTCACGGTCATAGAAGAAATCAATAATTTCCTTTTCCCGATATCCGAGAGCTTTTAGGACGACCGTTGCAGGAAACTTCCGTTTTTTATCGATACGAACGTAGAGTATATCTTTCGCATCGTACTCGAAGTCTATCCATGAGCCGCGATACGGAATAATTCTTGATGAATACAATACTTTTGCGTTGGTGCTGTTTTTGCCGCCATCGTCTTCGAAAAAGACACCCGGTGAGCGGTGCAGCTGACTGACAATAACCCGCTCGATACCATTGATAATAAAGGTACCTTTGCTCGTCATGAGTGGCAGTTCGCCAACATACACTTCCTGCTCTTTTACATCACGAACGAGTCTTTCGGCAGCACTGCCGGAGTCATCCTTTTCAAAAAGCACCAAGCGCACTTTAATGCGCAGAGGAGCGGCAAAAGTTGCTCCCCGATCCTGGCACTCATCGACGCTGTATTTCGGTTCGCCCAGTGTGTACGAAATGTACTCCAACTGTGCTGTAGAGTTATAATCTTCTATAGGAAAGACGCTTTTAAAGACAGTCTCAAGGCCTATTTCTTCATCGTTCTGGTGATTGGCAAACTCCAGATTAAGAAACTTCCGGTAGGAATCTTTCTGAATCGCGGTTAAATCGGGAATATCGAGAATAGACGGAATGCGAGAAAACGACTTACGCTCACGCTTTTGTGCCCGACTGTTATGCGAATGTGCTAAAGCCATTGTGACTCCCTGCAACGTTCATTATCAGTGTAAAATCGGTATCGTTGCTCATTGCGGGGCAAACAATACGGTACGAAAAAAGAAACACAAACAGGCACAGGGGGATGGAAAAACCAATCCCCTGTGCCGTAAAATGCCGGTTATGTGAGCGAATTATTACTTCAGCTCTACTTTAGCGCCAACTTCTTCGAGTTTTGCTTTCATTGAGTCAGCTTCCTCTTTGTTAGCTCCCTCTTTTACGGCTTTTGGAGCCGCTTCAACCAAGTCTTTTGCTTCTTTCAAGCCAAGACCGGTGAGTTCACGTACTACCTTGATAACGTTGATTTTCTTCTCGCCAGCATCCGCAAGGATAACGTCAAAAGAAGTTTTTTCTTCAACAACAGCAGCTTCACCAGCAGGGCCAGCAACCATTGCTACGGCAGGAGCAGAAGCGCTAACTCCGAACTTCTCTTCAAGTTCTTTAACAAGGTCAGCAAGCTCAAGCACGGTCATGTTTTCAAGGTACGAAATGAACTGTTCTTTAGTAATAGACATGAAAATCCTCCAAATATTATGCTGAAAATCTAAACTGGCAAAAATAATGCAGTTGGTTGGTCAGCTTACGCTGCGCCACCCTGTTGGTCTTTCCGTGCGTTAAGCAGATAAAGAAATTTGCGCGGAACTGCGGCAAGAACGCCAACGAAGTTCGTCACAGGAGCGTTCATGCTGCCAAGCAAACGTGCAAGGAGCACTTCGCGTGGTGGCAGGTCGGCAATTTTCACAATGTCGCTCGCGCTCAGGACGTTTCCGTCAAGAATTCCGCACTTAATATTCAGTGCTTCATTGCTGGTTTTGACAAACTTCGTGGTGTATTTTGCTACCGCTGCGAGGTCGCTTCCCACAAATATCACACCTGTTGTACCATGAAGGTACTGATCAAGCCCTTTGGCTTCAGAAAATGCGCGGCGAATCATCGTATTCTTGATGACTTTGTACTCAGCGCCAAGTTTACGGAGTTCAACACGAAACTCGCTCACTTGCGCTACCGTCAACTTTTGGTAGCTGCACAAAATGACAGCTGACTGCTCAGTAACTTTCGTTTGCAGTTCGTTGACAAGTTGTTTCTTTGCTTCTAATACTTGCTGGTTCAAAAATTACTCCCCACGAAAATACCCCCAAAGAAATCTCAGGGGGCATCGGTCGATTTATTTTCGCATCTCCCTCGGCCGCTTGCGCATTTAAGTAAACACCGAGTTCTTTGATACCCTATTCAGTTGTATGCTCGGTTGATTACAGGCTCTGCAAGACCGATTGAACATCAATACGAATGCCAGGACCCATGGTTGAAGTCAGGGTGATGGCTTTCACATACGTTCCTTTTGCGGCAGCAGGCTTGGCTTTCACCAAAGCTTCGAGAAGAGCTAACACATTCTCGCGAAGCTTGTCAACTTCAAAAGCGACTTTCCCGACAGGAGCGTGGATAATACCGGCTTTATCGGTACGGTACTCAATCATCCCGCTTTTGAGGTCTTTTACCGCTTTTGCAACGTCGAAGGTTACGGTGCCGAGTTTCGGGTTTGGCATCATGCCACGCGGCCCGAGTACGCGGCCAAGTTTACCCACAACGCCCATCATATCTGGAGTTGCAACGGTTTTATCGAAGTCGAGCCATCCGCCTTGAATTTTGGTAGCCAGTTCATCGCCACCAACATAATCGGCGCCAGCGTCAGCTGCTTCTTTTTCCTTTTCGCCTTTGGCAAATACCAATACGCGAACAACTTTGCCCGTGCCGTGTGGTAGCCCAACTGAGCCACGTACGATCTGGTCTGCGTGCTTAGGGTTAACCCCAAGGTTTACTGCGACATCCATACTTTCAGCGAAGGTAGCAAAAGAGAGGGATTTGCAAAGTTCTATTGCTTCGTCAAGTGTATATTGCTTTTCGCGATCTACTTTCGCAAGAGCGCTGGCGAATTTTTTGCCGTGTTTTGCCATGATTTTCTCCTTATTCCACGATCTCAAGACCCATACTGCGGGCAGAACCTTCGATGATCGTCATGGCGACATCAACGGTATAGCAGTTAAGATCAGGAAGTTTTAACTCTGCAATTTCCCGGATTTGTTGACGGGTAACCTTGCCACACTTGTTGCGATTCGGCTCGCCAGATCCCTTTGGGATACCAGCAGCTTTCATCAAGAGCACAGCAGCAGGCGGAGTTTTGGTGATGAAGGAGAATGAGCGGTCTTCATAAACAGTGATGATAACAGGGATGATAGTCCCTTTTTGTGCTTCCGTGCGAGCGTTAAACTCTTTCACGAACGCCATAATGTTGACGCCCTTTTGACCCAATGCCGGACCGACTGGGGGTGAAGGGTTCGCTGCCCCAGCAGGGATTTGCAGCTTGATCTGTCCAATGACTTTTTTAGCCATGCTTTCCTCCGTGTAGCCCTATGGACTACTTATATCTTTTGAATTTGGGTGTATTCGAACTCCACTGGAGTTTCGCGCCCAAAAATACTGACGTTTACCTTAATGCGACGGCGCTCGCTGTTGACTTCAGTCACCACGCCATTGAATCCGTGGAATGGCCCTTCTACAACGTCAACCCGATCACCTATGGCGAAAATGACTTTCGCTTCTACGAGGCGATTGTCACTTTCGATCAGCTTTTGCACTTCGCTGTCCGGAATAGGGACAGGCTTTGTGCCACCGATAAAGCCGGTAACTTTAGGGATGTTCTTGACGACGTGCCATGTAGTTTTATTCATTTCCATCTGGACGTAGATGTAGCCAGGATAGCGTTTGCGGGTGATAATTTTCTTTTTGCCACCCTTGTATTCGGCTACGTTTTCCGTCGGGATAAGAATTTGCGTCACTTCGTCATGCAAGACCAAGCTGTTAACTCGCTCTTCAAGCGCTTCTTTTACTTTGTTTTCATACCCCGAATATGTGTGAACTACATACCAAGCCAAAGACATAAGCCCCTCATTTACCCGAGAAGTGACTGCACAGCGCGTGACAGGGCGGTATCAAGTACAAAGAAGTATACTGACATAAAGGCTGTCAGTATGAGCACAACCGCCGTCATTCCCTTTACTTCGTCTTTTTTAGGCCAGACTACCTTCCCAAATTCCGTCTTAACACTTTGCAAAAACTCAACAGGCTTCATTGTTTTAACCTTTGCACCAAACTCACGAAAAGTTCGATAGTAATTACTTCATTTCCTTATGCAGGGTGTGGCGTTTGCAGAACTTACAGTACTTTTTCAGTTCAAGTTTCCCTGACATGGTCTTCTTGTTCTTTGTGGTGCTGTAATTCTTGTTCTTGCACTCTTCACAGCCCATTTGAATGATGTCTCTCATGATTGTCTCCAGCTCACAAAAAAATGGAGTGCGCCGATTTCTATCGACGCACCCATAAGATATTTAAATCGTCAAAAGGGTTTATTACGCAAGAATCTTGGTAACAACACCAGCGCCAACAGTTCTACCGCCTTCACGGATAGCGAAGCGCAAGCCTTCTTCCATTGCAATTGGGTGGATCAGCTCGCCAACAACTTTTAGGTTGTCGCCAGGCATAACCATCTCGGTGCCTTCTGGAAGCGTTACGATCCCAGTGATGTCAGTTGTTCTGAAGTAGAACTGTGGACGGTAGCCAGAGAAGAATGGAGTGTGACGTCCGCCTTCTTCTTTGGTCAGTACGTATACTTCTGCTTCAAAGCGAGTGTGTGGCTTGATAGAACCTGGAACTGCGATAACCTGACCGCGTTCAACATCGTCACGCTTCGTGCCGCGAAGCAGAAGGCCAACGTTGTCGCCTGCTTGACCTTGGTCGAGCAGTTTACGGAACATTTCTACGCCCGTAACAATTGTTTTCACGGTGTCGCGAATACCAACGATTTCAACTTCCTGTTGAACCTTAACGATACCGCGCTCGATACGACCAGTAACAACCGTACCGCGACCTGAAATTGAGAATACGTCCTCAATAGGCATAAGGAGTGGCTTCTCGATATCACGCTCAGGGGTTGGGATGTACTCGTCAACGGCCTTCATGAGCTCGTGGATTTTGTCGGCCCATTCACCGCTGTTTGGATTTTCGAGTGCTTTCAGTGCTGACCCAACGATGATCGGAGTGTCGTCTCCAGGGAAGCCGTACTCGGTAAGGAGTTCGCGGATTTCCATTTCAACGAGTTCGATCAGTTCAGGATCGTCAACCATGTCGGCTTTGTTCATGAAAACTACCATCTTCGGTACGCCAACCTGGCGGGCAAGCAGGATGTGTTCACGAGTCTGTGGCATTGGGCCGTCAGCAGCAGAAACAACCAGAATGGCTCCGTCCATCTGAGCGGCACCAGTGATCATGTTCTTTACGTAGTCCGCGTGACCTGGGCAGTCAACGTGAGCATAGTGACGGATTGGGGTTTCATACTCAACGTGAGCTGTTGAAATAGTGATCCCGCGCTCTCTTTCTTCAGGAGCCTTATCGATAGAATCGTAGGCCATTGCAGCCGCGCCACCGATAGTAGAAAGAACTGTTGTGATTGCAGCAGTTAATGTAGTTTTTCCATGGTCAACGTGACCAATAGTACCAACGTTTACGTGCGGCTTGTTACGCTCAAACTTCGCTTTTGCCATAACTAAAAAATCCTCCTCGAATATGAATAGATACCGAATAAACGACNCCGCCGACCTCGTCCTTACCAAGGACGTACTCTAACCACCTGAGCTACTTGGGCGTTCGCAAAAAACAGGCGACTTATATAACACGGCTCAATTCGCTGTCAACTACTTTTTCAAAAGCATCCAGGCCTTTTCGTGCCCATCTCTCTGTTGTGATCTTATTTTTCATATCGCATTACCTATCCGGTAGTGCTCCTCTTTTTTTTCTGCTATATATGGATAGTTGAACAATTTCTGATGAGGTTTCCTGTAACATGTCTGAACCCAAAAAATATGATTTTCAGCGCATTGAAGCTGAATGGCAAAGCACATGGAACGCCAATAACGCGTTCCGCGCACTTCCCGACCCTTCCCGACAGAAGTTTTACTGTCTCGAAATGCTTCCCTATCCCTCAGGCAACATCCATATGGGGCACGTGCGCAACTACGCTATTGGCGATGCTATTTCGCGCTTTCAGCGGATGCGTGGATTTAATGTCCTCCACCCGATGGGATGGGACGCCTTTGGTCTCCCAGCGGAAAATGCTGCTATCGCTCATAATCGCGACCCTGAAGAGTGGACATGGGCGAATATTCAACATATGCGCCAGCAGTTGCAGCGCCTCGGCCTTAGCTATGATTGGGAGCGTGAAGTGGCGACGTGCTCTGAAGAATATGCGGCCTTTGAACAGCGGCTCTTTTTGGAAATGTACGAGAAAGGGCTCATCTACCGCAAAAAAGCTGAAGTAAACTGGTGTGATGAATGTAAAACCGTCCTCGCGAATGAACAAGTAGAGGATGGCTTGTGTTGGCGCGATAAATCAGTTGTGGTCAAAAAAGAGCTTGAACAATGGTTCTTTCGCATTACCGCGTACGCCGACCAGCTCTTGGACGATATGGCTCAGCTGGAAGCAGGATGGCCGGAGCGCGTTTTGACGCAGCAACGCAATTGGATCGGTAAGTCATTCGGTGCCGAGATCATTTTCGATATCCCTGCGATACAGCAATCTGTCACGGTGTTTACTACGCGCCCTGATACCCTTTTTGGCGCTACCTTTATGTCGCTGGCGCCAGAACATCCACTTGCCCTTAGCTTATGTCGTGGCAAAGCGGAAGAGGGCGACGTTGTTGCCTTTATCGAAAAAGTACGCAAACAGGACAAAATCACCCGCACGAATGATCGCGAAAAAGAGGGTGTTTTTACTGGCTCATATGCGCTGAATCCTATCAATGGGCGTGAAATACCAATATATCTTGGTAACTTCGTGTTGATGGACTATGGAACTGGCGCAGTCATGGCCGTACCCGCGCACGATCAGCGTGATTACGAATTTGCCGTCAAATACGCTATCCCGATGATTGAAGTCATAGAATCAGAGGTTGGGATTGCTGACGCTGCGTGGACGGGTGAAGGAAAGCTTATTAACTCCGGTGCATTCGATGGCATGCCAAATGAGGCCGCTAAAGAAGCTATCGTCACGGCACTCGCAACCAATAATAAAGGGAAAGCTACCATTAACTTTCGCCTGAAAGATTGGGGAATATCGCGTCAGCGTTACTGGGGAAATCCTATCCCCGTGATTCATTGCACTGATTGTGGCGTAGTACCAGTTCCAAGCGACCACCTGCCGGTTTCGCTCCCTAAAGGGGTAAAGCTGATTGGAGCGAACGAGTCGCCGCTGGCCACAGTTCCTGAGTTTGTGAATGTGGCCTGCCCAGCCTGCGGTAAGCCTGCCCGCCGCGAAACCGATACCATGGATACCTTTGTCCAATCAAGCTGGTACTATCACCGCTACGCTTGCCAGGAAGACACGACCACGCCCATCAACCGTCAGATGATGAACTACTGGATGGATGTGGATCAGTATATTGGTGGCATCGAGCACGCCGTTATGCACCTTTTATATGCGCGCTTCTTTCACAAGGTTCTCCGTGACCTTGGCTATGTCGGCACCGATGAACCGTTTCGCCGTCTCTTAACGCAGGGCATGGTATTGCTTGGTGGTCGTAAAATGAGCAAATCCGTTGGGAATGTCGTCGACCCAGATGCCCTCATTGCTCGTTTTGGATGCGATACCGTTCGGCTTTTTACTCTCTTTGCGGCTCCACCTGAAAAAGACCTTGAATGGGTTGAATCTGGCGTTGAAGGGGCATACCGCTTCCTCGGTCGCCTCTGGCGACTCGTGCACGAAGACCCCCAGCGCTACCTCGGTGCTGGCGATGGAAACACCCCATCTGCTGCCGTGCGCGAACTCGAACAAAAATTACACGCCACTATTAAAAAGGTTACCGATAATATGACGGGTCACTACCACTTTAATACGGCCATTGCCGCCGCTATGGAGTTGGTTAATGTCATGACGCCTTTCGAAGACCGTTCGTCTGACGGAAAGCAAGTATATAATGATGCGTTGCGTGCTCTTCTGAAAATCCTCTCCCCGTTTGTGCCGCACATCTGCGAAGAACTCTGGCGTGATCTTGGAGAAACCACGCTGCTCGCTGTCGAACCATGGCCTGTTTTTGACGCATTGTTGGCGACTGCTGATACGTACGAGCTGGTGTTCCAAGTAAATGGCAAAGTGCGTGCCAAAGTTGATGTTGAGCGTGGACTCGCGCGTGATATGCTCGAACAAATGGCGTTTGCCAATGAACGGGTACAGGAATTCATCAAAGGGATGACTATCGTAAGAGTTGTGGTGGTTCCCGATAAACTGGTCAATATCGTCGTGAAGCCGCAATGAGGCATGCGTTTTATTTCATCGCCGTCAGTGTGCTCTTGGTGTCTATCAGCGGCTGTGGTGCTTACCGTTTGCAGCCATCAGGAAGTGTCGCCACGCCCTGTGGGAGCACTGTCGGCGTTGCTCCCATCGAAAATATGACCCCGTATCACGAACAAGGGGCATTGATTCGGAGTGCGCTCATTGACGCCGTCGGAAGTGTCACCACCGCGCGTTACCAAAGCGATGCGGCATGTGTGCTTCAATGTCGATTGGATGCGTATGCCAGCGAAGTGGAACGGCGCGATACCAACGGCAATCCCCTTTCGTACCGCGAACGCTTTACTCTGAAGTGTGCGCTGGTGCAGGAGCGTTTTACGGTCGTACACGAGCAGCGTATCGACTATACCGATGCGCCGTTTGTGAGCATTGACCATCGAACGGCGCACGAAAGGTTAGCCCGTTATATTTGGAAGAGTTTTGAGTAAACCTATGACGACGAAGCCGCTGCTATTGATCGCCGAAACAGAAGACGAAGCATTGGAATTCTGGAGTGAAACAGCCTCGTGCGATGTCCTTGATTGTCGTGGCCAGCAACCGCTGGAAACACTTGCTTCACTCACGCAAGCAACCTTTTTTGGCGAAACAGCCGAGCGGATATTCGTCACCGGTCTCGAACCGATTGGCGCACGGCAGGCACACCAGATTGTCGAAGCGGCGCTTGCCGCATGCGAGAGTGGTTCTTTTGCGCTCGCGTTTTATCTCAGTAAAGTGAATTCGCCAAAGCAACAGAAAAAGTTTGAAAAGATTCTCTTGGAACAGTGCACGAAACGGCAGATCAAACCACCCACTCTCGCCGAACTTTCACGCCAAGTGGTTACGTGGGCTGCGGAACGTCAAGTAGTTCTCCGTAAAGATCTTGCGGAGCTTCTTGTCGAGCGGATAGGGAACAATCCGCGAGTGCTTCGGCTCGAAATTGATAAAATGGCACTCGGCGGTGNCGATTGCTTCATTGCGGCGTTACGATATATATCCTATGGTGCGTAACATTCTGGAAGGAAAAAAGCTGGAAGTGCTCCGTCAGATTCAGCAAATGGAACTTTCTGAGGATATGTTTACCATCGCAAACGCCTTTGTTTACGAATTGGCGCGTCTGTATATGGTAAAGCTCCTTGGCACTCGTGCCGATTTTCCAACCGCAGGCATAAGCCCGTATTCTGTGCCGCAGTACAAAAGCTGCACCGATGCCTTGAGCTTTGCTGCCTGCGAAGCACTCATGGAAGAAGCTGCAACATTAGATTACACACTAAAAACGACCAGTATAGGGTATGAACAAATTTATCTGCTGGTTGAACGTATTGAATATCTCACAAGGAACACAACTGCATGAAAAAGCCTATGGTTTGTATCGTCGGTCGCCCGAATGTCGGCAAGTCAACACTCTTTAATCGTATTGTCCGCAAACGAGTTGCGATTGTCGAAGATATCCCCGGAGTCACCCGTGACCGCAATTATCACGATGTCGAGTGGGATGAGAAACCTTTTACGATTGTCGACACCGGTGGCTTTGAGCTGCACAGTCGCGAAGATATGAGCACTGCTATTGTCGAGCAAACCAAAGTCGCCATAGAAGAAGCGGATCAGATTATTTTTCTGCTCGACGCCAAAGATGGGATTACTCCCGACGATTTTGCCGTGATGGACTTATTGCGCCGCCGTGAAAAAAACTTATACGTGGTTATCAATAAAGTTGATAACGACAAGCGCGAGCAGCAACTGCTCGACTTTTATCAACTTGGCATCGACAAGTATTACGCTATCTCTGCTACCCACGGACTTGGTGTAACCGATTTAATGAACGACCTTACGGCTGATTTTTGCACGAACGATGAACGGGAACAGGACAACGCCATTCGCATTGCCATTATTGGCAAGCCGAATGTAGGGAAGTCGAGCCTGATCAATAAAATATGCGGTAAAGAGCGCGTGGTTGCTTCACCCATTGCAGGAACGACTCGCGACACCACGCACACTCGCCTGACCTATAACGAACAAGATTACATCTTGCTCGACACGGCGGGTATCCGTCGTAAGTCAAAAGCGTACAGCGAACACCTTGAGAAATATAGCGTTTTACGCAGTTTGAATGCTATTGAAGAATCGCATGTCGTTGTGTTGGTGATAGATGCGCAAGAGGGGATTACCGATCAGGACCTTAAAGTCGCCTCATACGCATGGGATGCAGGAAGGCCAGTCATTATTGCGGTAAATAAGTGGGATTTGGTCGAAAAAGAGACCATGACTTACCGCGAATTTGAAAAAGATATCGACGCGCGCTTTAAGTTTTCGTCAAAGCCGGAAATTCTTTTCCTTTCTGCGCTTACCGGGCAGCGCGTACGCAAAATTTTCGATCTTGCGCGCGACATGTATCACAAAGCTTCCACACGCATTTCGACCTCGCAGATCAACGAATTGATTCAAGGTGCGATTGCCAAACACCAGCCGCCCGTCCATACCAATGGACGACGGATTAAGTTTTACTATGGCACTCAAATTGCTACGAATCCCATGATCGTTGTCCTGTTTTTTAACTATCCAGATGCCGTCCACTTTAGTTATGAGCGTTATCTGACGAATACGATACGAGATGCCTACGACCTGTACAATATTCCAATCGTCTTAAAAATACGTCAGCGAACGGGAGGGAACAAAGAGCATGAGGCGTAACCACATCCTCTTCCTTGTATCACTTGCTTCAGCCGCGGCCCTGTCGGGCTGTTCAGGTGCCTTGCATCAAGCAGAAACACTGCGTCAGCCGTTCTTGCCGCAAGATGAACTCTATAAAGGGTGGAATGCACAACAAGCACCGCCTGACTATCTTGCGCGCAGTGCTTCATGGTACCGTCATCCGATCGGATCGCGCCCTAGTGTCAGCGTAAAGCCTGAGACCAAGGTTGCCTATGCTATCTCATCGCTGAAGCTCCCCCAAGGAAATCGTGCTATTGGCGAGTCGATTGTCTATTCTGACAATGATCTCCGTCATGGCTCCGGCATTCCCCTTGTTATGAACGAGCAAGTCGAACGGTTTATTCAATTTTATACCCGCAATAACCGTGGCACCGAGCGTCGCCTTGAGCTTGGCCTGTACTACTTACCGATGATCCAAAAGATTTTTCGCGAAGAAGGTGTTCCCGAAGAGCTCGCCTATCTCGCGATGGTTGAAAGTGCCTTTAACCCTGCCGCCGTTTCACGCGTCGGAGCAACTGGCATGTGGCAATTCATGAAAGCGACTGGTGAACACTACAGCATGGAAGCGAGCTGGTGGGTAGATGAACGGCGCGATCCGGTAAAAAGCACTCGCGCTGCTGCACGATACTTGAGCGACTTGCACGGAATGTTTAACGACTGGTATTTGGCGATGGCCGCTTACAATTGTGGCGAAGGACGTGTGCGACGCGAAATTCGCCGCTCCGGCAGCCGTAATTTCTGGGCGCTCACCAACCTCCCCGCCGAAACCCGTAATTACGTCCCTTCTATTTTGGCGGTGATCATGATAGCGAACGATCCGGCTAAGTATGGCTTGAGCGTTGCCGCTCCCAAAGAGACATATCAACCTGACCTGCTGAACGTTGCGCAACCCACTA includes:
- the rplL gene encoding 50S ribosomal protein L7/L12: MTKEQFISYLENMTVLELADLVKELEEKFGVSASAPAVAMVAGPAGEAAVVEEKTSFDVILADAGEKKINVIKVVRELTGLGLKEAKDLVEAAPKAVKEGANKEEADSMKAKLEEVGAKVELK
- the rpoB gene encoding DNA-directed RNA polymerase subunit beta, whose product is MALAHSHNSRAQKRERKSFSRIPSILDIPDLTAIQKDSYRKFLNLEFANHQNDEEIGLETVFKSVFPIEDYNSTAQLEYISYTLGEPKYSVDECQDRGATFAAPLRIKVRLVLFEKDDSGSAAERLVRDVKEQEVYVGELPLMTSKGTFIINGIERVIVSQLHRSPGVFFEDDGGKNSTNAKVLYSSRIIPYRGSWIDFEYDAKDILYVRIDKKRKFPATVVLKALGYREKEIIDFFYDRESIHVEENGTIYKITALENLYGQKLMNDIVNPETGDILVRAGHKISRGNIRRLVNANISKIKIDRLEVLRDTAFLGEDIYDPHSGEQLAALNQPLTDDLFDLFLERGITTFNLLFIDNIKSDSSMRDTLALDTKITSPEEALIEIFRKMRPGEPPTIEAATQLFENMFFNPKRYDLSKVGRLKINRRLKLNVPMDICVLTRDDIMLVVKTLNDIKNGKGKVDDIDHLGNRRIRSVGELLENQFRIGLVRMERTVKERMSIQDLAELSPQDLLNAKPIVAAIKEFFGSSQLSQFMDQTNPLAEITHKRRLSALGPGGLTRERAGFEVRDVHPTHYGRICPIETPEGPNIGLITSLATHGKINEYGFIETPYRKVEGSRVTDEIHYLSAIDEAGQVIAQANAPLDEKGYFVNELVSARDEGEFVMTSPENITYMDVAPVQMVSVAAGLIPFLENDDANRALMGSNMQRQAVPLLRAQAPLVGTGMERKVATDSGAAVVARRGGKVVSVEADKIIVHADESEIREGEGRVDIYSLVKFRRSNQNTCINQKPIVYPDMTVVAGDVLADGPATEQGELALGKNVVVAFMPWMGYNFEDSILISEKIVNEDVYTSIHIEEFDVEARDTKLGPEEITRDIPNVGEDALRNIDDSGIIRIGAEVKAGDILVGKVTPKGETQPTPEEKLLRAIFGEKAGDFRDASLTIPPGIEGTVVDVKVFTRRGSEKDERTKGIEDEELKKLDADYHDECSLIRRDRLNKIRKLLIGKKLADQLLSEGVIVGDAGDTITAEMIGRLTLNELLDVPVESASNYVKTAESIREITEEQLEAAHTVYTERKSRVNMGDDLPPGVFKMVKVYVAVKRKLKVGDKMAGRHGNKGVVSRILPVEDLPYLPDGTPVDIVLNPLGVPSRMNVGQILETHLGWAAKALGLHVATPVFDGATERDIKDLLQAAFADESGQTVLYDGRTGERFDQEVTVGVLYMLKLHHLVDSKIHARSTGPYSLVTQQPLGGKAQFGGQRLGEMEVWALEAYGAAHCLQELLTVKSDDVPGRTKMYESIVKGENILTAGMPESFNVLVKELQSLCLDLELLNADGTKAVAAKYDLPDLRTPQLPAAAAAPETPTETDGE
- the rplJ gene encoding 50S ribosomal protein L10, whose amino-acid sequence is MNQQVLEAKKQLVNELQTKVTEQSAVILCSYQKLTVAQVSEFRVELRKLGAEYKVIKNTMIRRAFSEAKGLDQYLHGTTGVIFVGSDLAAVAKYTTKFVKTSNEALNIKCGILDGNVLSASDIVKIADLPPREVLLARLLGSMNAPVTNFVGVLAAVPRKFLYLLNARKDQQGGAA
- the rplA gene encoding 50S ribosomal protein L1 gives rise to the protein MAKHGKKFASALAKVDREKQYTLDEAIELCKSLSFATFAESMDVAVNLGVNPKHADQIVRGSVGLPHGTGKVVRVLVFAKGEKEKEAADAGADYVGGDELATKIQGGWLDFDKTVATPDMMGVVGKLGRVLGPRGMMPNPKLGTVTFDVAKAVKDLKSGMIEYRTDKAGIIHAPVGKVAFEVDKLRENVLALLEALVKAKPAAAKGTYVKAITLTSTMGPGIRIDVQSVLQSL